The Methylotenera sp. G11 genome includes a window with the following:
- a CDS encoding YegP family protein, with protein sequence MAGKFEIYTDKADEFRFRLKASNGQTILTSEGYKAKSGCNNGIESVKKNATIDSSYERKLTSSGKFMFNLKAANSQIIGASESYETATARDNGIESVKNHAPGAVVVKL encoded by the coding sequence ATGGCTGGAAAATTTGAAATTTACACTGATAAAGCGGACGAGTTCAGGTTTAGGCTAAAAGCTTCTAACGGACAGACAATTTTAACAAGTGAGGGTTATAAAGCTAAGTCAGGTTGCAATAACGGCATAGAGTCAGTGAAGAAAAATGCCACTATTGACAGTAGCTATGAACGAAAGTTAACAAGCTCGGGTAAATTCATGTTTAATCTCAAGGCGGCTAATAGCCAGATTATAGGAGCTAGCGAGTCATATGAGACCGCCACGGCAAGAGATAATGGTATTGAGTCGGTTAAGAATCACGCCCCAGGAGCAGTTGTTGTTAAGCTGTAA
- the ffh gene encoding signal recognition particle protein translates to MLENLTGRLQGVIKNLRGQARLTDENIADAMREVRMALLEADVALPVVKDFIAAVKLRAQGKEVLQSLTPGQAVIEVVNDELTELMGKENVGLNLAAVPPAIILMAGLQGSGKTTTSGKLAKLLKEQKKKVLLASADVYRPAAIEQLKTLAKQLEVECFDSNASQKPADIAAATLDFAKRGYYDVVIFDTAGRLGIDEAMMAEIKALHAQLNPIETLFVVDAMQGQDAINTAKAFGDTLPLTGVILTKLDGDSRGGAALSVRHVTGKPIKFVGVSEKVDGLEPFYPDRMASRILGMGDVLGLIEQAHKNVDMAEAQKLADKVKSGKNFDLDDFKAQMSQMRKMGGMGALMDKMPSQIAGMAAKVNPDDADKSLRRIEGIINSMTPMERRKPEIIKATRKKRIADGSGVQVQEVNRLLKQFEETQKMMKMFSKGGMSKMMRSMGGLMGGKLPGMR, encoded by the coding sequence ATGCTAGAAAACCTAACCGGACGCCTGCAAGGCGTCATTAAGAACCTGCGTGGACAGGCGCGCTTGACGGACGAAAACATTGCAGATGCCATGCGTGAAGTGCGTATGGCACTGCTGGAGGCCGACGTTGCATTGCCGGTAGTAAAAGACTTTATCGCGGCGGTTAAATTGCGCGCGCAGGGTAAAGAAGTATTGCAAAGCCTCACCCCAGGGCAGGCTGTCATCGAGGTCGTGAATGATGAGTTGACGGAGCTGATGGGTAAGGAAAATGTCGGCCTGAATCTAGCCGCCGTGCCGCCAGCCATTATCCTGATGGCGGGTTTGCAGGGCTCCGGTAAAACGACAACCTCAGGCAAACTGGCAAAATTACTTAAAGAGCAGAAAAAGAAGGTGTTGCTCGCGAGTGCCGATGTTTACCGCCCGGCAGCGATAGAACAGCTTAAAACACTGGCAAAGCAGCTTGAAGTCGAGTGTTTTGATAGCAATGCCAGCCAGAAGCCGGCTGATATTGCTGCCGCTACGCTGGATTTTGCCAAACGCGGTTACTATGATGTGGTGATTTTTGACACGGCAGGCCGCCTGGGTATTGATGAGGCCATGATGGCCGAGATCAAGGCATTGCATGCGCAGCTGAACCCGATTGAAACCCTGTTTGTAGTTGATGCTATGCAAGGGCAGGATGCGATTAACACGGCGAAAGCCTTTGGCGATACTTTGCCGCTTACCGGTGTGATTCTTACCAAGCTGGATGGTGACTCTCGCGGCGGTGCCGCTTTATCAGTCCGCCATGTGACGGGTAAGCCAATCAAGTTTGTCGGCGTCAGTGAAAAAGTCGATGGGCTGGAGCCATTCTATCCGGATCGCATGGCATCGCGCATATTAGGTATGGGTGACGTGCTCGGCCTGATTGAGCAGGCGCATAAAAATGTCGATATGGCAGAAGCGCAGAAACTCGCCGATAAAGTGAAGTCAGGTAAGAATTTTGACCTTGATGACTTTAAAGCGCAAATGTCGCAAATGCGTAAAATGGGCGGCATGGGGGCGCTTATGGACAAAATGCCATCCCAGATAGCCGGCATGGCGGCCAAGGTTAACCCGGATGATGCCGATAAAAGCCTGCGTCGCATAGAGGGCATCATTAATAGCATGACGCCAATGGAACGCCGCAAGCCCGAGATTATCAAGGCAACCCGTAAAAAGCGTATTGCCGATGGTTCAGGCGTGCAAGTACAGGAAGTAAACCGTTTGCTGAAACAGTTTGAAGAAACGCAAAAAATGATGAAAATGTTCAGCAAAGGCGGCATGTCAAAAATGATGCGCAGCATGGGAGGCCTGATGGGCGGCAAGCTACCCGGCATGCGCTGA
- a CDS encoding cytochrome C assembly family protein: MQKLIPYIVVVFIYLAVAADFWRAPKLAEKSKHLKLHSMMIALGLLVHGWLLHQSIFSAGFNLGFYESVSAILWLTVLIYWVTDRDHQLHSLQAFVLPPAALFALLPAFFSSHHFLPDANNSLFIAHVWIAMLAYSLFTFAALHAALMAIAERSLHHKSSLITLPSFPPLMMMESLLFKIIGLGFALLTITLISGMWFSEEIFHKALDFNHKTIFSIASWFIYAALLFGRYQYGWRGLKAIRWTMIGFVLLLLAYIGSKFVSQILLGR; this comes from the coding sequence ATGCAGAAATTAATTCCTTATATTGTCGTTGTATTTATTTACCTGGCTGTAGCGGCCGATTTCTGGCGCGCACCCAAATTAGCCGAAAAAAGTAAACACCTGAAGCTGCATTCAATGATGATTGCCCTTGGCCTGCTGGTGCATGGCTGGCTTTTGCATCAGAGTATTTTCTCGGCGGGGTTCAACCTGGGATTCTATGAGTCGGTTTCGGCAATACTTTGGCTCACGGTTTTAATCTACTGGGTCACAGACCGCGACCATCAACTGCACAGCCTGCAGGCATTTGTACTGCCGCCAGCGGCATTATTCGCATTACTGCCCGCATTCTTCTCCAGCCACCATTTTTTACCTGATGCCAACAACAGCCTGTTCATCGCGCATGTATGGATAGCGATGCTCGCCTATAGCCTGTTCACTTTTGCGGCACTGCATGCGGCGCTGATGGCAATTGCCGAGCGCAGCCTGCATCATAAAAGCAGCCTGATCACGCTGCCGAGCTTCCCCCCGCTCATGATGATGGAATCTTTGCTGTTTAAAATTATCGGCCTGGGTTTCGCTTTGCTGACTATCACACTGATCAGCGGCATGTGGTTCTCTGAAGAAATTTTTCACAAAGCACTGGATTTTAACCACAAGACCATCTTTTCGATTGCAAGCTGGTTTATCTACGCAGCCCTGCTATTTGGCAGATACCAATATGGATGGCGCGGCCTCAAGGCGATCAGATGGACCATGATAGGCTTTGTGCTGTTGCTGCTGGCTTACATCGGCAGCAAATTTGTTTCGCAGATCCTGCTCGGCAGATAA
- a CDS encoding HAD family hydrolase, with protein sequence MVQNNTQNLALFDLDNTLLAGDSDYNWSLFLINEGLLDGAAHQARNEQFYQDYKNGTLDIYAFLEFQLKPLSQLPKKFLDELHQRYMEKVIRPMMTQKAQDLVNKHKAAGDLCLVITATNSFVTRPIAAAYGIDNLIGTDPEMVNGEYTGGVSGVPSFKEGKVTRINQWLAERGSALTDYATSYFYSDSHNDLPLMKLVSNPVAVDADEILSDYAKQQGWPQISLR encoded by the coding sequence ATGGTTCAAAACAATACACAGAATCTGGCTTTATTTGACTTGGATAACACGCTGCTTGCAGGTGATAGCGACTATAACTGGAGCTTGTTCTTAATCAATGAAGGGCTTCTCGACGGCGCAGCGCATCAGGCACGCAATGAGCAGTTCTATCAGGATTATAAAAACGGTACCCTGGATATTTATGCGTTTCTGGAGTTTCAATTAAAACCGCTTAGCCAGCTCCCTAAAAAGTTTCTCGACGAACTGCACCAAAGGTATATGGAAAAAGTGATTCGCCCCATGATGACGCAAAAAGCGCAGGATCTGGTGAATAAGCATAAGGCGGCGGGTGATCTGTGCCTGGTGATCACGGCGACCAATAGCTTTGTGACCAGGCCGATTGCAGCGGCTTATGGCATCGATAACCTGATCGGTACCGATCCGGAAATGGTGAATGGTGAATATACCGGCGGCGTAAGCGGTGTGCCCAGCTTTAAAGAAGGGAAGGTGACGCGAATCAACCAGTGGCTGGCAGAACGCGGTAGCGCGTTAACCGATTATGCTACCAGCTATTTCTACAGCGACTCGCACAATGACTTGCCGCTGATGAAGCTGGTAAGCAACCCGGTAGCGGTTGATGCAGATGAGATTTTATCTGATTATGCAAAACAGCAAGGCTGGCCGCAGATCAGTTTGCGTTAA
- the yedA gene encoding drug/metabolite exporter YedA — MPKARQTLLIVAALFCTYFIWGSTYLAIRFGIESFPPFMMAGMRFTIAGVILYAVMRYLGVPDPNKRQWAGAAVVGLLLPALGNGTVCYVQQTVSSSVAALSIATAPIWMAVFSSLWGHKIVAREWLGIAIGLLGIVLLNLGGSFSGHFISAFLLIFAAASWSFGSVWSKHLAMPQGLMASAAQMLAGGVALLIVSAVTGETWPQVISIKSWGALLFQIVLGSLVAYSAYQYLLRTVRPLVASSNTFVNPVVAFTVGIWFAGEHVTSMELVALAVILIGVFLVLSATQQKDI; from the coding sequence ATGCCTAAAGCCCGGCAAACCCTGTTGATCGTAGCAGCGCTTTTCTGCACCTATTTCATTTGGGGCTCCACTTACCTTGCCATTCGTTTTGGCATTGAAAGTTTTCCGCCGTTTATGATGGCCGGCATGCGCTTTACAATAGCTGGCGTGATTTTATATGCGGTGATGCGCTATCTGGGCGTGCCTGACCCCAACAAGCGGCAGTGGGCAGGTGCCGCTGTCGTGGGCTTGTTGCTGCCTGCATTAGGCAATGGGACAGTATGTTATGTGCAGCAGACCGTTTCATCGAGTGTCGCCGCATTATCAATCGCTACGGCACCCATATGGATGGCGGTGTTTTCTTCACTTTGGGGGCATAAGATCGTTGCCAGGGAGTGGCTCGGTATTGCTATTGGTTTGCTTGGTATTGTATTGCTTAATCTTGGTGGCAGTTTCAGCGGACACTTTATCAGCGCATTTCTGCTGATATTTGCGGCAGCAAGCTGGTCGTTCGGCTCGGTTTGGAGTAAACATCTGGCCATGCCGCAGGGGTTGATGGCAAGTGCGGCGCAGATGCTGGCGGGTGGTGTGGCTCTGCTGATAGTCAGTGCTGTCACCGGTGAAACCTGGCCTCAGGTAATTAGCATCAAGTCATGGGGTGCGCTGCTATTCCAGATAGTGCTGGGGTCGCTTGTTGCCTATAGCGCGTACCAGTATTTATTGCGCACGGTGCGGCCGCTGGTAGCCAGCAGCAATACTTTTGTGAACCCGGTGGTGGCATTTACGGTAGGCATCTGGTTTGCGGGCGAGCATGTGACCTCTATGGAGTTGGTCGCGCTGGCTGTGATTTTAATAGGCGTATTTTTAGTACTTTCAGCAACTCAACAAAAAGATATTTAA
- a CDS encoding 2-isopropylmalate synthase has translation MNQTTKKQEQIIIFDTTLRDGEQSPGAAMTKEEKIRIARQLEKLGVNVIEAGFAAASPGDFDAIHEIAKIIKNSTVCSLARASENDVRRAGEAIKPAASGRIHTFIATSRIHMENKLRMTEDQVVERAVQAVKWALEYTDDVEFSAEDAVRSEMDFLVRIFDEVIKAGAKTINVPDTVGYSIPAAWGERMRDLIARVPNSDKVVWSTHCHNDLGMAVANSLAAVMSGARQVECTINGLGERAGNASLEEVVMAIKTRGDIFNLATTIDTTQIVPASKLVSSITGYPVQPNKAIVGANAFAHESGIHQDGVLKHRETYEIMRAEDVGWNTNKLTLGKLSGRNAFRTRLKELGIELETEDLLNAAFARFKDLADKKSEIFDEDLHALVSDEFVSEATENFKLVYLQVASETGEVPHALITISDNGAEQKSEADGGGPVDAAFKAIEKIVDSGAELLLYSVNNITSGTDAQGEVTVRLSKGGRIVNGQGADTDIVVASAKAYLNGLNKLHSKLERAHPQV, from the coding sequence ATGAACCAAACCACTAAGAAACAAGAGCAGATTATCATTTTTGATACCACGTTGCGCGATGGCGAGCAGAGTCCGGGCGCAGCAATGACTAAAGAAGAAAAAATCCGTATTGCACGCCAGCTTGAGAAGTTGGGTGTCAACGTGATTGAAGCCGGTTTTGCAGCTGCAAGCCCCGGTGATTTCGATGCGATCCATGAAATTGCAAAAATCATCAAGAACTCTACGGTCTGTTCGCTTGCGCGCGCAAGTGAAAACGATGTGCGGCGTGCCGGCGAGGCAATCAAGCCGGCCGCCAGCGGCCGTATCCATACCTTTATCGCCACCAGCAGGATCCATATGGAAAACAAGCTCCGCATGACGGAAGACCAGGTGGTCGAGCGCGCAGTACAGGCAGTCAAATGGGCGTTGGAATATACCGATGATGTCGAGTTTTCGGCCGAAGACGCTGTGCGCTCGGAAATGGACTTCCTAGTGCGTATTTTCGACGAAGTGATCAAAGCGGGTGCAAAAACCATCAATGTGCCGGATACGGTGGGCTATTCCATTCCTGCAGCCTGGGGCGAGCGTATGCGTGACCTGATCGCGCGCGTACCGAACAGCGATAAAGTCGTATGGTCAACACACTGCCATAATGATTTGGGGATGGCGGTCGCCAACTCCCTGGCTGCTGTAATGAGCGGCGCACGCCAGGTGGAATGTACGATTAACGGCTTGGGTGAGCGTGCAGGCAATGCCAGTTTGGAGGAGGTGGTCATGGCGATCAAGACTCGCGGTGATATCTTCAATCTGGCTACAACCATCGATACTACGCAAATCGTGCCGGCGAGCAAGCTGGTTTCTTCGATCACGGGCTACCCGGTTCAGCCGAACAAGGCGATTGTCGGTGCTAACGCATTTGCCCACGAGAGCGGCATTCACCAGGATGGCGTATTGAAGCACCGAGAAACTTATGAAATCATGCGTGCGGAAGATGTGGGCTGGAATACGAATAAATTGACCTTGGGAAAACTGTCTGGCCGCAATGCATTCAGGACACGATTGAAAGAACTTGGGATTGAGCTTGAGACCGAAGATCTGCTCAATGCCGCTTTTGCACGCTTCAAGGACTTGGCAGATAAAAAATCCGAGATTTTTGATGAAGACCTGCATGCGTTGGTCAGTGATGAATTCGTTTCCGAGGCGACGGAAAACTTTAAATTGGTTTACCTGCAAGTGGCTTCAGAAACCGGAGAAGTGCCGCATGCGCTGATTACCATTTCAGACAACGGCGCAGAGCAGAAATCAGAAGCGGATGGCGGCGGCCCGGTGGATGCTGCATTTAAGGCGATAGAGAAAATCGTGGATAGCGGTGCTGAACTGTTGCTGTATTCCGTGAATAACATCACCAGCGGTACCGATGCGCAGGGTGAGGTGACTGTGCGGCTTTCAAAAGGCGGCCGTATCGTGAACGGGCAGGGTGCCGATACGGATATCGTGGTGGCTTCAGCCAAAGCGTACTTGAATGGTCTGAACAAGCTGCATTCTAAACTCGAACGCGCCCACCCTCAGGTGTAG
- the pssA gene encoding CDP-diacylglycerol--serine O-phosphatidyltransferase encodes MIEPKQKLSRRNSDIPSLRSRGIYLLPNLFTSAALFAGFYAIVQAMNGKFELAAIAIFIAMVMDGLDGRVARMTNTQSAFGAEYDSLSDMVSFGVAPALILYVWALKPLGKLGWIAAFIYCACAALRLARFNTKLDDEHQDKRYFQGLPSPAAAALLAGFVWVSYEYGVSERDVFFGVLKWKWMAWSLTVFAGASMVSDLRYYSGKDINLKASVPFFVILGVVLALVLISYSPPEVLFLVMVVYALSGYVMWVRGKLKSAKQP; translated from the coding sequence ATGATCGAACCTAAACAAAAACTATCCCGCCGTAATTCCGATATTCCGTCTTTGCGCTCGCGGGGTATTTATTTACTGCCGAACCTGTTTACTTCAGCAGCTTTGTTTGCTGGTTTTTATGCCATTGTGCAGGCCATGAACGGCAAGTTTGAACTGGCGGCGATCGCTATTTTTATCGCCATGGTGATGGATGGGTTGGATGGGCGTGTTGCACGTATGACGAATACGCAAAGTGCTTTTGGCGCTGAATATGATAGTCTGTCCGATATGGTTTCTTTTGGGGTGGCGCCGGCCTTGATACTTTATGTCTGGGCATTAAAACCGCTGGGCAAACTGGGCTGGATCGCAGCCTTTATTTATTGCGCCTGCGCAGCATTGCGACTGGCACGTTTCAATACCAAGCTTGATGATGAGCATCAGGATAAGCGTTATTTCCAGGGCTTGCCAAGTCCGGCTGCGGCAGCATTGCTGGCGGGGTTTGTCTGGGTGTCATATGAGTATGGGGTAAGTGAACGCGATGTGTTCTTTGGCGTATTGAAATGGAAATGGATGGCCTGGAGCCTGACCGTGTTTGCCGGCGCGTCCATGGTGAGCGATTTGCGCTACTACAGCGGTAAGGATATTAATTTAAAAGCCAGCGTACCGTTCTTTGTGATTTTGGGGGTTGTGCTTGCGCTGGTGCTGATCTCATACAGCCCGCCTGAGGTGTTGTTCCTGGTTATGGTGGTGTACGCACTTTCCGGCTATGTCATGTGGGTACGCGGCAAGCTTAAATCAGCGAAACAACCGTAG
- a CDS encoding OmpA family protein → MNKKLIVGAVAATFIFSGCASMTETQKGTAKGAAIGAGAGAVVGAVAGGGKGAVIGAAVGAAAGGVAGNVWSKRMQEQKAEMEKATAGTGVAVTQTADNRLKLDIPSDISFDVGRADVKSNFRPVLDTFAKSLVSNPATTVTIIGHTDSTGTDAINNPLSLNRAASTRDYLAAKGVPASRITIDGRGSREPLVANDTAANRAKNRRVEIFVAEPAPAAAN, encoded by the coding sequence ATGAACAAGAAATTGATAGTGGGCGCAGTAGCTGCGACTTTCATATTCAGTGGTTGCGCTAGCATGACAGAAACACAAAAAGGCACAGCCAAGGGCGCGGCAATTGGCGCAGGTGCAGGCGCGGTGGTTGGTGCAGTGGCCGGCGGCGGCAAAGGTGCCGTGATTGGTGCTGCTGTGGGCGCGGCTGCCGGCGGTGTGGCTGGTAATGTATGGTCCAAACGCATGCAGGAGCAGAAAGCCGAGATGGAAAAGGCAACTGCAGGTACCGGGGTTGCCGTTACGCAAACCGCAGATAATCGCCTGAAACTGGATATCCCCAGTGATATTTCGTTTGATGTCGGCCGTGCCGATGTCAAGTCAAATTTCAGGCCTGTCCTGGATACGTTCGCGAAAAGCCTGGTAAGCAATCCGGCGACTACAGTCACCATCATCGGCCATACCGACAGTACGGGTACGGATGCAATCAACAATCCGTTATCATTAAACCGTGCTGCCAGCACACGTGATTACCTGGCTGCAAAAGGCGTACCCGCAAGCCGCATTACGATTGATGGCCGTGGGTCACGCGAGCCTCTGGTGGCAAATGATACGGCCGCCAATCGCGCTAAAAATCGCCGTGTAGAGATATTTGTTGCAGAACCGGCGCCAGCCGCGGCAAACTAG
- the tgt gene encoding tRNA guanosine(34) transglycosylase Tgt, which translates to MQFTLHKQDGLARRGTLNLAHGNVETPAFMPVGTYGTVKAMSPLELDEINAHIVLGNTFHLWLRPGLEVIAAHGGLHKFMGWNKPILTDSGGFQVWSLGDLRKITEEGVKFRSPINGDSCFLTPEESMRIQRVLNSDIVMIFDECTPYPATHKEASDSMQLSLRWAKRSKQAHEGNTNALFGIIQGGMHEDLRDISRSGLEEIGFDGYAIGGLSVGEPKEDMLRILAHTAPKMPQDKPRYLMGVGTPEDLVAAVSQGVDMFDCVMPTRNARNGWLFTQYGDVKIKNASYKNDTQPLDADCNCYTCQNFTRSYLHHLHRIGEILGSRLNTIHNLHYYQQLMAGMRSAIEAGTFEAFKLDFAAKRKSLS; encoded by the coding sequence ATGCAATTTACCTTACACAAACAAGATGGCCTGGCTCGCCGCGGCACGTTGAACCTGGCGCACGGCAATGTTGAAACCCCCGCTTTCATGCCTGTTGGCACTTATGGCACCGTGAAGGCGATGTCACCGCTGGAACTTGATGAAATCAATGCACACATCGTGCTCGGCAACACATTCCATTTATGGCTGCGCCCGGGGCTGGAAGTCATCGCAGCACATGGCGGCCTGCACAAGTTCATGGGCTGGAATAAACCGATACTGACCGATTCCGGCGGCTTTCAGGTATGGAGCCTGGGCGACCTGCGCAAAATCACGGAAGAAGGCGTAAAGTTCCGTTCGCCGATCAACGGTGATTCATGCTTTCTGACCCCGGAAGAATCCATGCGCATCCAGCGCGTATTGAATTCAGACATTGTGATGATTTTTGATGAATGTACGCCCTACCCCGCTACGCACAAAGAGGCCAGCGATTCAATGCAGCTTTCACTGAGATGGGCCAAACGCAGCAAGCAGGCGCACGAGGGCAACACCAACGCCTTGTTCGGCATCATCCAAGGCGGCATGCATGAAGACCTGCGTGACATTTCACGCAGCGGTCTGGAAGAAATCGGCTTCGACGGTTATGCGATTGGCGGATTGTCGGTAGGTGAGCCTAAAGAAGACATGCTGCGTATACTTGCCCATACCGCCCCGAAAATGCCGCAGGATAAACCGCGCTACCTGATGGGCGTAGGCACGCCGGAAGACCTGGTTGCGGCAGTATCGCAAGGCGTGGATATGTTTGACTGCGTGATGCCGACGCGCAACGCACGCAATGGCTGGCTGTTTACGCAATACGGCGATGTAAAAATCAAGAACGCCAGTTACAAAAACGACACGCAGCCACTGGATGCCGACTGCAATTGTTATACCTGCCAGAATTTTACGCGTTCTTACCTGCACCATCTGCACCGTATCGGCGAAATCCTGGGTTCACGCCTGAATACCATCCATAACCTGCATTATTACCAGCAGCTGATGGCAGGCATGCGCAGCGCGATTGAAGCAGGCACATTCGAGGCATTCAAGCTGGATTTTGCCGCTAAACGCAAAAGTTTATCCTGA
- the yajC gene encoding preprotein translocase subunit YajC yields the protein MFISNAYAATATSTDFASFLPLIVIFVLFFFMIIRPQMKQAKEQRNMIAALQKGDEVVTSGGIVGKVTKVTEAFVVLEIAAETEITVQKHAIMSALPKGTIKSI from the coding sequence GTGTTTATTTCAAATGCTTATGCTGCAACAGCAACATCAACTGATTTCGCAAGCTTTTTACCGCTGATCGTCATTTTTGTTTTGTTCTTTTTCATGATCATCCGCCCGCAGATGAAACAGGCAAAAGAGCAGCGCAACATGATTGCCGCCTTGCAAAAAGGCGATGAGGTCGTGACTTCAGGCGGCATCGTCGGCAAAGTGACGAAAGTGACAGAAGCATTCGTAGTACTTGAAATTGCTGCCGAAACCGAAATCACCGTACAGAAACACGCGATCATGAGCGCATTGCCTAAAGGCACCATTAAGAGCATCTAA